The Cyanobacterium stanieri LEGE 03274 nucleotide sequence GCCCTACAACCCGAAGGCTTAAAACTCATTAACATCCTCAGAAACCTCGCCGTAGATGTAGAAATCGACATTCAGCGCATCCTACGCTACACCCAACAAGTAGAAACCGTCCTCGAAGGCAGTGCCATTTATGAACAAGAAGTCATTCGACAAGCAGAAATTCAAAGTCGTCAATCATTAGGAATCAACTACAACAACCTTCCCGATATTCGTAAACAGGGAAACACCCCCTTCGCTCAAGAAACCATCACCCTAGAAGACGAATCCCGCAATAGAAGCTATTATGCCGAAATATATTACCCCACCCAAACAGTCGAAAATACCCCCGTAGTGGTCATTTCCCATGGTCTTAGCTCTCGTCCCGAAGACTTCCAGGCCAGAGCAGAGCATCTAGCCTCCTACGGCTACTTTGTAATTATGCCCCAACACATCGGCAGTGACATTCAACAAACAGAAGATTTTATCAAAGGATACACAGGAGAATTATTTGTTAGGGAAGAATTTATTGATCGCCCCCTCGACATTACCCACACCCTTGATGAACTAGAACTTTTAAATCAAACTAGGTGGCGGGGTAACTTAGATTTAGAAAATGTTGGCATTTTTGGTCATTCCTTTGGTGGTTATACTGCCCTAACTGTGGGGGGTGCAACCTTGGATTGGCCAAGACTGAGGGAACGTTGTAGCCTAGATGTAGGTAATCTTAATACCGCTCTGATTTTACAATGTAGAGCCTTACAACTGCCCCAAGAAGACTATCAATTTAGAGATGAGAGGATAAAAGCTGTTTTTGCCATGAATCCCGTCAATGGAGGTATTTTAGGGCCAAAGGGATTGAATAATTTAGATACACCTTTATTCATTGCGGCAGGAAGTTACGATCCCGCCACCCCTTTTGTGTTTGAATTAGCCCAAACCCATCCTCTCTTAGACATCAATAATGTTTATTTACAACTACAAGAAGGACAAGCCCACGTTGATTTTTCTCAACTAGATGCGGGTATCAGTGATTTATTAAACACTGTTACTAATTTAACTCTGCCTTCCCCTGTGCTTTTAAATGAATATACCCATTCGATGATGTTGGCGTTTTTCGAGGTACACATAAGAGATAATGATAATTATGCTCCTTATCTTGAGGCTGGATATGCACAATATTTAAGTCAAGGGCAAGAGTTTAAAACCTATTTGGTGGATGAAGAATCTATTCCTGCATTAAGGGAAGTTTATCGACGATTTGTTGATAATAATTTTGACATTATTTTTAGTAATGATTAATCTGAGTTAGGGATCAAATTTATAGTCTTGTAAAAAAGGTGTCAGGTATCGGGTATAAGGTGTCAGGTTAAGAAGTTGACAAAAACTATATGTCAATAGAGTTAGGAATAACATTTTTAGCTTTTTAAAGGTGTGAAGAATTCACCATGGACAATGGACAAATTATGACCTAGTACCTAATACAAAATTCGATTTTGAAAATATATCATTATTTGCCTTGCAATAAATTACAAGGCTAACAGTTTATCGTTCAATAAATTGAACTAAGGTATATGTTGATTTACGAATTTAATATAAACTATTCTCACTCCCATCCCCCCTACTCCTCATCTCCCATACTCACAACTATTATCCCGAATTGAGGTTATGATTAAGTGCTTTTTGAAGGGCTTCTATACGTAGAGGTTTAGAAATGTAGTCATTCATTCCTGCATCAAAGCAAACTTGATTATCACCCTCTAGGGCGTTGGCGGTGAGAGCGATAATGTAGGGTTGAGGTAGGTTGTGGCGACTGCGTATCATTTTGGTGGCCGTTAAACCATCCATTTCGGGCATTTGTACATCCATGAGAATCACATCATAGGGAGTATCTTCTATTTTTTCTAATACTTCCACTCCGTTTTTAGCTACATCGGCTTGATAACCAAGTTTCTTGAGGGTGAGGAGGGCGACTTTTTGATTAACTAAGTTATCTTCGGCTAATAAAATTTTTAAGGGGGGTGCATCCATGGGGGCGGGGGAATTCTCTTGGTTATGGAGACGGGATGAAGGAGCATTGATGGGGATTTCGGCAAAAATAGTAAAGTAAAAGGTAGCCCCTTGGGATTCTTCTATGGTGCGCTGGGGTTGCCATTGTGGGGGGGGATTTCCTGCTATTCTGCCATGGCTTTGAGCCCAAATTTGTCCTCCCATAAGTTGTACCAGATTTTTACTGATGCTTAATCCTAATCCTGTGCCTCCGTAGCGTCGGCTTATGGAGTTGTCGGCTTGGGTAAAGGGTTGGAATAGTTGGTAAATGCGATCGCCCTTAATACCAATACCTGTATCCTCAATGGAGAAAAGAATCTCATCATGATTGTCGGTAATTTTTTGATGATTAAGGGAAAAGGAAACCTGTCCTTTTTCGGTAAACTTAATGGCATTACCAATCAAATTAAGTAAAATCTGTCGTAAACGGGAAGAATCACCATAAATAAAAGGGGGTAAATCTTCAGGAATATGATACACAAAACGAATACCCTTATCTTGTAACTGTTGCTCAAACAATTTAGCAATGGATTTAATGACATTAGCTAAACTAAAAATCTCTTTATTTAAAGTAAAATTACCCGATTCAATTTTAGAAAAATCAAGAATATCATTAATGATAGTTAATAGGGTTTCTCCACTATCACGGATGGTGTGGACAAAGTCTAATTGTTGCTCCGATAAGGGAGTATCTTCTAGTAATTTTATCATGCCAATTACCCCATTCATTGGAGTACGAATTTCATGGCTCATATTGGCTAAAAACTCACTTTTTGTTCTGGTGGCTTTTTCTGCTTTTTCCTTGGCTTTTTTCAGGGAAATTTCTGCTCTTTTACGGGTAGTTATATCAATTAAAAAGCCTTCCCATAATATATTTCCATTACTTTGTTTTTCGGGTAATGAACAGGCTTCATACCATTGCCATTCTTCCGTATCAATATCTTTTTTAATCCTAAATTCCGCATAGAAAGGAGTTAAAAACTGTGCTGATTGAACAATTTTTTGTCTAATGGAAATAATATCATCGGGGAAAACTCTTTCCCATAAAAATAAACTAGATTTTAATAATTTATCGGGTTCAATACCGCAAATTTGTTGACATTTTGGACTCACATAAATAAACTTATCTTTCCCTTCAGGAGTTAATAAATATTGATAAATAATCCCAGGCACATTCTCACTCAAACGACGAAATCGCAACTCACTTTTACGCAACTTTTGCTCGGCATTTTTTTGCTTACTTATATCCCTAATCAACCCATCCCAAATAATGTCTCCATTGGGCATTTTTTCGGGTGCTGCGGTGGCTTGAACCCATTTTATGACGTGATTGGACAAAATGATGCGATGCTCTGAATTAAAGGGCTTAAGGTTTTGGGCTGACTCATTGACAGCGGTGATGAGGGAGGGTAAATCATCGGGGTGAACTTTTTGCCAAAGGATGGCACTATCTTGGAGGATGTCTTCTGGTTCGAGGTGATAAATTTCCCTTGATTTGGGGCTAATATAGGTAAAACGATCATTGCCTTCTTTATCAATGATGTATTGATACACGATGCCAGGTACATTACGGGTGAGGCGACGAAATCTGGTGTTGCTTTCTTCTAGGGCTTTTTCTATTTTTTTACGATCGCTTATATCAAAGGACATACCACATAAATGATTATAAACTCCTTCTTCATTAGGGATCAAAAAATTAGTCACTAGCAGGGTTTTAACTTGATTGTTAATGGTAAATTCCTCT carries:
- a CDS encoding PAS domain S-box protein, giving the protein MNPKPSTSTKKSSPFSLRWVLIVPFVVQIVTTVGVISYLSYRTGQNTVESLADRLLQETSDRTLEHLDNYLGKAEQVNGINVRAFQTGIINLENDQNNLHKYFYSKIREFNLGYINFADLEGNYIGVGYGHHQQTNLEVAIIDKENPDQKIYYHVDNQGNLISIAEVKENSASPNPWYQQTPTSQLPRWSQIYRWNSENAFPPILAISHATPVYDSNNNLIGTLSIDLQLEQINNFLQKLNFEEGSINFVIDTQGLMIGSCRQNFLGGVINNHSQRISALDCENPMVAQVTQSLKNEYEDLNNINSEKIIKLSTNEDSMYVKVTPYENREGIHWLIISIIPESLFTEQIRSNLNTTFFLSALSVLFSASMGWFVAKKIAKPIRQLSKSTTEIAQGNWQGEIINYQPSKIKELDILYSCFMKMAQQLQVSFAQKEKALNEYQKMYEQVIKTQSDFVLRSLADTTIIFANPALCDALGCTLAQIQGKSWADLANPDDLPEILEQINNLSPENPTFVTEKHNYQENGGQGWTQWINQGIFDQQGNLVEIQSVGRDITQLKQKELELQASQKRLASILNNAPLEICVNDLDGRILIVNDSFANTLEKKPAEVVGKTYEELFSPQEAQMIRKCDRTVYETGQPMVFEEEFTINNQVKTLLVTNFLIPNEEGVYNHLCGMSFDISDRKKIEKALEESNTRFRRLTRNVPGIVYQYIIDKEGNDRFTYISPKSREIYHLEPEDILQDSAILWQKVHPDDLPSLITAVNESAQNLKPFNSEHRIILSNHVIKWVQATAAPEKMPNGDIIWDGLIRDISKQKNAEQKLRKSELRFRRLSENVPGIIYQYLLTPEGKDKFIYVSPKCQQICGIEPDKLLKSSLFLWERVFPDDIISIRQKIVQSAQFLTPFYAEFRIKKDIDTEEWQWYEACSLPEKQSNGNILWEGFLIDITTRKRAEISLKKAKEKAEKATRTKSEFLANMSHEIRTPMNGVIGMIKLLEDTPLSEQQLDFVHTIRDSGETLLTIINDILDFSKIESGNFTLNKEIFSLANVIKSIAKLFEQQLQDKGIRFVYHIPEDLPPFIYGDSSRLRQILLNLIGNAIKFTEKGQVSFSLNHQKITDNHDEILFSIEDTGIGIKGDRIYQLFQPFTQADNSISRRYGGTGLGLSISKNLVQLMGGQIWAQSHGRIAGNPPPQWQPQRTIEESQGATFYFTIFAEIPINAPSSRLHNQENSPAPMDAPPLKILLAEDNLVNQKVALLTLKKLGYQADVAKNGVEVLEKIEDTPYDVILMDVQMPEMDGLTATKMIRSRHNLPQPYIIALTANALEGDNQVCFDAGMNDYISKPLRIEALQKALNHNLNSG
- a CDS encoding alpha/beta hydrolase encodes the protein MIFATRRITALALSAIATLTTTGIAEMVSKQEAIARNISFIYNPLSLTLKVESLELFAETGEVNRNLQTYLNLAGVDEQQKQLFREALTTPVTVDPVLLSRSLNTEEAERLLSYFGSVINVKGGSNGKYLIRGALITSALQPEGLKLINILRNLAVDVEIDIQRILRYTQQVETVLEGSAIYEQEVIRQAEIQSRQSLGINYNNLPDIRKQGNTPFAQETITLEDESRNRSYYAEIYYPTQTVENTPVVVISHGLSSRPEDFQARAEHLASYGYFVIMPQHIGSDIQQTEDFIKGYTGELFVREEFIDRPLDITHTLDELELLNQTRWRGNLDLENVGIFGHSFGGYTALTVGGATLDWPRLRERCSLDVGNLNTALILQCRALQLPQEDYQFRDERIKAVFAMNPVNGGILGPKGLNNLDTPLFIAAGSYDPATPFVFELAQTHPLLDINNVYLQLQEGQAHVDFSQLDAGISDLLNTVTNLTLPSPVLLNEYTHSMMLAFFEVHIRDNDNYAPYLEAGYAQYLSQGQEFKTYLVDEESIPALREVYRRFVDNNFDIIFSND